A window of Acidobacteriota bacterium contains these coding sequences:
- the mnmA gene encoding tRNA 2-thiouridine(34) synthase MnmA, giving the protein MSEKIVIAMSGGVDSSTAAALLKDQGRDVVGLSMQLWDYTRRETGDDEAWERKNSGTCCSLDDIHDARRVARFLDIPFYVVNFERAFEQEVVRPFVESYLSGETPIPCTRCNTLMKFDRLLARATQIGADRIATGHYARIRHNPRTGRYELLRAVDRSKDQSFFLFDLTQAQLSRMLFPLGGLTKAEVRGIAETHGLPIADKPESQEICFIPTKDTGRFVERYLEKMRTSTAGSNGSKQDPGTDSASSDSTGPGPIVNRQGEFMGEHPGIHHFTIGQRKGLGVATGERLYVIETDPRHNRVVVGPDRDLLRSGLIASGVNWITIEKCTGALRVQAQIRSRHQAAEATLSAREDGSVEVRFDQPQRAVTPGQAVVFYQDELVVGGGWIREGL; this is encoded by the coding sequence ATGTCAGAGAAAATTGTCATTGCCATGAGCGGCGGGGTGGACAGCTCCACCGCCGCCGCCCTGCTCAAGGATCAGGGCCGGGACGTGGTGGGTCTCTCCATGCAGCTATGGGACTATACCCGGCGCGAAACCGGTGACGACGAGGCCTGGGAGCGAAAGAACTCGGGAACCTGCTGCTCGCTCGACGACATCCATGACGCCCGGCGTGTGGCCCGCTTCCTCGACATTCCCTTTTACGTGGTCAACTTCGAGCGGGCTTTCGAGCAGGAGGTGGTGCGTCCCTTCGTGGAGAGCTACCTCAGCGGGGAGACTCCCATACCTTGCACCCGTTGCAACACGCTCATGAAGTTCGACCGGCTGCTGGCGCGGGCCACCCAGATCGGCGCCGACCGGATCGCCACCGGCCATTACGCCCGCATCCGCCACAACCCCCGGACCGGTCGCTACGAGCTTCTCCGCGCCGTCGACCGAAGCAAGGACCAGTCCTTTTTCCTGTTCGACCTGACCCAGGCCCAGTTGAGCCGCATGCTCTTCCCCCTGGGCGGGTTGACCAAGGCCGAGGTGCGCGGCATTGCCGAAACCCATGGCCTGCCCATCGCCGACAAGCCGGAAAGCCAGGAGATCTGCTTCATTCCCACCAAGGACACCGGACGGTTCGTGGAGCGGTATCTGGAAAAGATGCGGACGTCGACTGCCGGATCGAACGGCTCGAAGCAGGACCCGGGGACCGACTCCGCCTCCTCGGACAGTACGGGGCCCGGTCCAATCGTGAACCGGCAGGGAGAGTTCATGGGCGAGCACCCCGGAATCCACCATTTCACCATCGGCCAGCGGAAAGGCCTGGGAGTGGCAACCGGGGAGCGGCTCTACGTCATCGAGACCGACCCCCGCCACAATCGGGTGGTGGTGGGCCCGGACCGCGATCTGCTCCGGTCCGGCCTGATCGCCTCCGGCGTCAACTGGATCACCATCGAGAAGTGCACCGGGGCGCTGCGGGTTCAGGCCCAGATTCGCAGCCGGCACCAGGCAGCCGAGGCAACCCTGTCGGCTCGGGAGGACGGATCGGTGGAGGTCCGCTTCGACCAACCTCAGCGGGCCGTGACCCCGGGGCAGGCCGTGGTCTTCTACCAGGACGAGCTGGTGGTGGGCGGCGGCTGGATTCGGGAAGGGCTGTAG
- a CDS encoding histone deacetylase, which produces MKTGFLWDELFLKHDTGLAHPESKERLLSIRRGLDTYPHLKDLKRLGLRPATEAELRLVHPAAHIRTIQRSSGRPFAYLDPDTAVCEASYEVAIHAVGGILQMIESLMSGEIDNGFAFVRPPGHHAEPERAMGFCLFGNVALGAAFALKRFGLERILVVDFDVHHGNGTQKTFYNRQDVLFISTHQFPLFPGTGAFPETGSGSGKGFTLNFPLPAGTGDVTYGLLFDKIILPVAKAYRPQLMLVSAGFDAYVEDPLAGMRVTPNGFASMARYLKVLADTVCQGRMVLVLEGGYHLAGLRDSVLRVLDQLRGHPGPNPSSGRSDLFEAVLTRARTHFGDHWKF; this is translated from the coding sequence ATGAAGACAGGATTTCTCTGGGACGAACTCTTCCTGAAGCACGATACCGGGCTGGCCCATCCGGAGAGCAAGGAGCGCCTGCTCTCCATCCGGCGGGGGCTGGACACCTATCCCCACCTCAAGGACCTCAAGCGCCTGGGCCTGAGACCGGCCACCGAGGCGGAGCTCCGCCTGGTCCACCCCGCCGCCCACATACGCACCATTCAGCGCAGCTCCGGCAGACCCTTCGCCTATCTCGATCCCGACACGGCCGTCTGCGAAGCCAGCTACGAGGTGGCCATCCATGCGGTGGGCGGAATCCTCCAGATGATCGAGTCCCTGATGTCGGGCGAGATCGACAACGGCTTTGCGTTTGTGCGGCCGCCCGGTCACCACGCCGAACCCGAACGGGCCATGGGTTTCTGCCTCTTCGGAAACGTGGCCCTGGGCGCCGCTTTCGCTCTGAAACGATTCGGGCTGGAACGGATCCTGGTTGTCGATTTCGATGTCCATCACGGCAACGGCACTCAAAAGACCTTTTACAATCGCCAGGACGTGCTGTTCATCTCTACCCATCAGTTTCCCCTATTCCCAGGAACCGGAGCCTTCCCGGAGACCGGCAGCGGTTCCGGTAAGGGCTTCACCCTCAACTTTCCGCTTCCCGCCGGAACCGGAGACGTCACCTACGGCCTGCTGTTCGACAAGATCATCCTTCCGGTCGCCAAGGCCTACCGGCCTCAATTGATGCTGGTGTCGGCCGGCTTCGACGCCTACGTGGAAGACCCCCTGGCCGGCATGCGTGTCACTCCGAACGGATTTGCCTCCATGGCCCGCTACCTCAAGGTCCTGGCCGACACGGTCTGTCAGGGAAGGATGGTCCTGGTACTGGAGGGCGGCTACCACCTCGCGGGATTGCGGGATAGTGTGCTACGGGTGCTGGACCAGCTCCGAGGGCACCCGGGACCCAATCCGTCCTCGGGCCGCTCCGACCTGTTTGAGGCCGTCCTGACCAGGGCCCGGACGCATTTCGGGGACCACTGGAAGTTCTGA
- a CDS encoding cysteine desulfurase family protein: protein MRRIYLDNNATTRVAPEVLEAMLPCYGELFGNPSSVHGYGQEAKEALDLAREQVADLLNSEPNEIVFTAGGTESDNLAIRGVMEAAPGTSRHLVTSQIEHHAVIHTCQNLEKRGVKVTYLPVGREGVVDAEQVARAVRADTRLISIMVANNETGALQPVHRIGEIARERGVVFHSDAVQAAGKIPLDTAELGVDLLTISAHKFHGPKGVGALFVRKGTRLRPLFYGGGHERNRRAGTENVPQIVGLGRAAELARKSMEREGDRIGQLRDWFEQEVQRRIPKVSVNGRADSRLCNTSNLRFAGAEAEGLIINLDLAGVACSTGSACSSGAIEPSHVLTAMGLSPAEAFECLRFSLSKDTSREDLGRVLDLLPDLVARQREMSSPEKHAYSMIS from the coding sequence ATGCGGCGTATCTACCTTGACAACAACGCGACCACCCGGGTGGCCCCGGAGGTGCTGGAAGCCATGCTGCCCTGCTACGGGGAACTCTTCGGCAACCCCTCCAGCGTTCATGGGTATGGGCAGGAGGCCAAGGAGGCCCTGGACCTGGCGCGGGAACAGGTGGCTGACCTGCTGAACTCGGAACCCAACGAAATCGTGTTCACCGCCGGCGGTACCGAAAGCGACAACCTGGCCATCCGGGGAGTGATGGAAGCGGCCCCGGGAACCTCCAGGCACCTGGTGACCTCGCAAATCGAGCACCATGCCGTGATCCACACCTGCCAGAATCTCGAGAAGCGGGGAGTCAAGGTCACCTACCTGCCCGTGGGACGGGAAGGCGTGGTGGATGCCGAGCAGGTCGCCCGAGCCGTGCGTGCGGACACCCGGCTGATCTCCATCATGGTTGCCAACAACGAGACAGGCGCCTTGCAGCCGGTCCACCGGATCGGCGAGATTGCCAGGGAGCGGGGTGTGGTCTTCCACTCGGATGCCGTTCAGGCAGCCGGCAAGATTCCACTGGACACGGCCGAGCTCGGCGTCGACCTGCTCACCATCAGCGCCCACAAGTTCCATGGTCCCAAGGGGGTGGGAGCTCTCTTCGTGAGAAAGGGAACACGTCTGCGGCCCCTTTTTTATGGCGGGGGTCACGAAAGAAACCGCCGGGCGGGAACCGAGAACGTGCCGCAGATCGTCGGTCTGGGTCGTGCTGCCGAATTGGCCCGGAAGTCCATGGAGCGGGAAGGCGATCGGATCGGCCAGTTAAGGGATTGGTTCGAGCAGGAGGTGCAGCGCCGAATCCCCAAGGTCTCGGTCAACGGCCGCGCCGATTCCAGGCTGTGCAACACTTCCAACCTGCGCTTTGCCGGCGCCGAGGCCGAGGGTTTGATCATCAATCTGGATCTGGCGGGAGTGGCCTGTTCCACGGGGTCCGCCTGTTCCTCCGGGGCCATCGAGCCTTCCCATGTATTGACGGCCATGGGCCTTTCACCGGCCGAGGCCTTCGAGTGCCTCCGCTTCAGCTTGTCCAAGGACACCAGCCGGGAGGACCTGGGCCGGGTGCTGGACCTGCTGCCCGATCTGGTCGCCCGGCAACGGGAGATGTCTTCTCCTGAAAAACATGCCTATTCCATGATCTCCTGA
- a CDS encoding tRNA (cytidine(34)-2'-O)-methyltransferase, protein MHVVLVEPEIPQNTGNIGRLCVLTQCQLHLVGPLGFSLSDHHLKRAGLDYWPSLDVTRHDSLAELQEQAPGARFYYLSSKATRLYTEASYRWEDYLVFGCETRGLPRELIEKQPHRSLKIPMWGDKARSLNLSNAVAVVVYEALRQIRKF, encoded by the coding sequence ATGCATGTAGTCCTGGTGGAGCCCGAAATTCCTCAGAACACGGGAAACATCGGCCGGCTCTGCGTCCTCACCCAGTGTCAGCTCCACCTGGTAGGTCCCCTGGGATTCTCGCTCTCGGACCATCACTTGAAGCGGGCCGGATTGGACTACTGGCCGTCCCTCGATGTAACGCGCCACGACTCCCTGGCGGAGTTGCAGGAACAGGCTCCCGGCGCCCGCTTTTACTATCTCTCCAGCAAGGCCACCCGACTCTACACCGAGGCCAGCTACCGGTGGGAGGACTACCTGGTGTTCGGATGTGAAACCCGGGGATTGCCGCGGGAGCTGATCGAGAAACAGCCGCACCGATCCCTCAAGATTCCGATGTGGGGCGACAAGGCTCGGAGTCTCAATTTGAGCAACGCCGTTGCCGTCGTCGTCTACGAAGCATTGCGACAGATCAGGAAATTCTGA